TTCTGATAGCTCTAGCAGTTTTCATATTTTGGTCATAGTTTCAACATTTTAACATGTGAATAATAGGGTTTCACGCTGGTTTCCAGATTTTATTGTTCAGCTACATACAATGGAACCTtaagttatatgtatatatatatatatatatatattattctaagggggaaaatattatatttttctgtttgtataaGAGATGAATACAGTGGATACTTTTTCTATTGGTAATGACTGAGTTCGTCTCTttcagaagacattttctttctcttctgagtAACTGAAATAAAATCTGGCCTTTGTGAAACCCTGGAAATACCACGACCCTCAACTAGAAACACCAATACCAGCTCCTCCGCGAGTTTCCAGCTCCACAACCTAAGACATCAGAGGCAGCATTGGTTCCTCACGTAGAGTCCAGCTACGGGACCCTCATATTTGAACCGCAGGACCATCTCATCCCTGGATCTCCAGCTGCACCACACTCAAATTAGaacaacatcagctcctccccagGTCTCCACCTGCACAGCCCTCGAATGGGAACGTCAGCTCCTTCCCGGGTCTCCAGCTGCAGGGCCCtaaaactagaacatcagctcccgCCTGGGTCGCCAGCAGCACCAccctcaaactggaacatcaCATCCCCACGGGTCTCCAGCTGCAGggccctcaaactggaacatcagctccccaccagatctccagctgcatggacctcaaactggaacatcagctccccgTCAGGTCTCCAGCTGCACTGCCTGCAAACTGGAACATGAGCTCCCTACcgggtctccagctgcatggccctcaaactggaacatcagctccccaCCAGATCTCCAGCTGCACGGCCCTCAAACTGGAATATCAGCTCCACCCCGGGGCTCCACGTGCACAGCCCTCAACATGCAACATCAGCTCCCCACCAGGTCTCCAGATGCACggccctcaaactggaacatcagctccctGCCGGGTCTCCAGATGCACGGCCTGCAAACTGGAACATCACCTCCCGTCAGGTCTCCAGCTGCACAGCCCTCAAAATGGAATATCAGCTCCACCCCGGGGCTCCAGGTGCACAGCCCTCAAACTGCAACATCAGCTCCCAGCCAGGTACCCAGCTGCATGGCCCTCACACTGCAACATCAGTTCCCCCCCGGGTCTCCAGCTTCATggccctcaaactggaacatcagctccccaACCAGGTCTCCAGCTCCACGGCCCTCAACCTGCAACATCAGCTCCTCACAGGGTCTCCAGATGCACGGCCCTCAAACTGGACCATCGGCTCCCCACCGGGTCTCCAGCTACATGGCCTtaaactggaacatcagctcccaGGCCCTCAAACAGGAACATCAGCTCCCCACAgggtctccagctgcatggcCCTCAAATTGCAACATCAGTTCCCTGCTGGGTCTCCAGCTGCACCGCCTCAAACTGCAACATCAGCTCCCCGCTGGGTCTCCAGCAGCACGGCCCTCAACCTGGAACATCCGCTCCCCCCAACCCGGGTCTCCAGCTCCACAGCCCTCAACCTGCAACACTGGCTACCCACCAGGTCTCCAGATGCACggccctcaaactggaacatcagctccaCCCCCGGTATCCAGCTGCACGGCCCTCAAACTGGAACTTCAGCTCCCTGCCGGGTATCCAGCTGCACGGCCCTgaaactggaacatcagctccccgCTGGGTCTCCAGGTGCACAgccctcaaactggaacatcagctccctGCCGGGTATCCAGCTGCACGGCCCTCAAACTGGAATATCAGCTCCCCGCCAGGTCTCCAGCTGCACAGCCCTCAtactggaacatcagctccccaCCAGATCTCCAGCTGCACGGCTCTCAAACAGGAACATCAGCTCCCCACAGGGTCGCCAGCTGCACGGCCCTCAACCTGCAACACTGACTCCCCACCGGGTCTCCAGATGCATGGCCCTCAAACTGCAACATCAGTTCCCCCCGGGTCTCCAGCTACACCGCGTCAACCTGGAACATCAGCTCCCTGCCGGGTCTCCAGCTCCACGGCCCTCAACCTGCAACACTGGCTCCCAAGCGGGTCTCCAGATGCACggccctcaaactggaacatcaACTCCCCACTAGGTATACAGCTGCATGGCCTtaaactggaacatcagctccccgCCCAGGTCTCCAGATGCACggccctcaaactggaacatcagctccccgCCAGGTCTCCAGGTGCACggccctcaaactggaacatcagctccccaCCAGGTCTCCAGGTGCACggccctcaaactggaacatcagcttCCCGCCAGGTCTCCAGGAGCACGGGcctcaaactggaacatcagctccccgccaggtctccagctgcatgGCCCTCAAATTGCAACATCAGCTCCCATCAGAGTCTCCAGCTGCATGGCCGTgaaactggaacatcagctcccccGCAGGTCTCCAGCTGCACAGACCTCAAACTTGAACATCAGCTCCCCGCCGGGTCATCAACTGCACggccctcaaactggaacatcagctccaCCCCTGGGTCTCCAGCAGCATGGCCCTACAACTG
This region of Gorilla gorilla gorilla isolate KB3781 chromosome 2, NHGRI_mGorGor1-v2.1_pri, whole genome shotgun sequence genomic DNA includes:
- the LOC115934046 gene encoding uncharacterized protein is translated as MALKLEHQLPTRSPAARPSNWNISSTPGLHVHSPQHATSAPHQVSRCTALKLEHQLPAGSPDARPANWNITSRQVSSCTALKMEYQLHPGAPGAQPSNCNISSQPGTQLHGPHTATSVPPRVSSFMALKLEHQLPNQVSSSTALNLQHQLLTGSPDARPSNWTIGSPPGLQLHGLKLEHQLPGPQTGTSAPHRVSSCMALKLQHQFPAGSPAAPPQTATSAPRWVSSSTALNLEHPLPPTRVSSSTALNLQHWLPTRSPDARPSNWNISSTPGIQLHGPQTGTSAPCRVSSCTALKLEHQLPAGSPGAQPSNWNISSLPGIQLHGPQTGISAPRQVSSCTALILEHQLPTRSPAARLSNRNISSPQGRQLHGPQPATLTPHRVSRCMALKLQHQFPPGLQLHRVNLEHQLPAGSPAPRPSTCNTGSQAGLQMHGPQTGTSTPH